The region AATAGTACCATCAACATTAAGAATCAGATTCTCTTTTTTAGATGTTGTTAATTGCTCAACTGTTAGTGCATAATCAAGTAAAGGTGTTGATGGAAAATTTGCTTTAGCAAACTTTTTAAGACCTTCAACTCTTAAATCTGGATTTTTAAGAGATTTAATTCTATGTCCAATTCCAGGAATTGGAACACCCTCTTTTTTCATATACTCTAAAAATTCTTTTGGAGTTAACTTGTTATCATCCGCATATTTAAAATATTTAGCAGCACCATCTATCGCTCCACCAAATCTAGGACCAATAGTAAGTAATCCAGCAATAAGTGAGCTAATAACATCTTTGCCAGCTCTTGCTGTTACTTTTGCATTATGAGCACCTGATACTGCTGGACCATGATCTGCAACAGTTTTAAGTACAGTTTCTAAAAAGTCAACTGCCCATCTAGGATATCTTTTTTTGAACCATAAAATACTCATTACATCCCCAACAGAAAAACCTGTATCTGGAGTTGCAACAGAAGATATAGGGAAACCACAGTAGTGAGCTTCCTCGCCTCTATCATCAGAAATAGTACAAATAAACTCTTTATTTCTTCTTACTTTAGGAACAACATTTAGTGATGGTTCTTTAATATTTTTAATAATACCCTCCGCATGTAACTCTTTATATACACCATTAATAATTTCAGGTAAATCATTAAAAGATGCAGGAACACGGATGCCAGCAGCTTTCATAGCTGCATTTTTAGCTTCAGCAGTTTCTCTATCATCATTTGCAGATGCACCAGCATGACCAAACTGAACACCAGAATCATAATGCTTAGCAATTGTACCGATACACCATGCAATAATTGGCTTAGTAAGCTTTCCTTCTTTAATAGCGTTAATCACTTTATACTCTTCAGTACCGCCGACTTCGCCTAAAAGTAACATATACTTAACCTCAGGGTTTGCTTCCATTCTTAAAAGATTATCAATAAAAACAGATCCAACAAATCTATCTCCACCAATTGCTACACCCTCAGCTATACCATCAGCATTTATAGCAATAATATTAGAAAGTTCGTTAAACAGACCACCTGAACGAGTTACAAGTCCACATGAACCTGCACGGTGAAGTTTAGAATTAACAATATTTTCAATTGTACCACCAACATTTGCAATCTTAAATGCACCAGGAGCTATACCACCAACAGTTGCAGGCCCTATAACTGTAACGTTTTTACTTCTTGCAAATTCGTTCATACCACGAGCTAGTCTCTCAGGAATACCTTCAGCTGTAATCATAATAGAAGAAAAGCCACCAAGATTTAAAGCTTCCATAGTTACATCGTAAGCTGTTCTAAAAGATGCAAAATTTAAAAGTACATCAGCTTGAGGCTGTGCAGCTTTTGCATCTGCAGTACTTTTAAACAGTGGAATCATAATTTCATCTGAACCATAAAAAAACTTCTCAAATTTGTTTGAACTTGTAGGTGCAACGATAGCAGCTACAGAAGGAGTCTCTCTTTTGATTGTATAATCATAATCTAACATTCTTTGGATCGCAGTTTTATTGTTGTTCCAAAAAATTGCTTGTGTTTTTTTAGTAAATAATTGTGCCATTTTTTCTCCTTACTTCGCTAATGCCATACGCACGATGTCTGTAACATGTGTTTCTGGACCATATACTTCTATATAAAGACCTAGTCTATCTGCAGCTTCTTTTATGTCTTTTAAACCTTTTTCATAGTTTGGTCCACCACGACGAACATAAATCTTAATACCAACTTCTTTCATTTTTTCAGCATAGTTATCAAATGCTTGAATAATACCTGTAAATGTTTTAGCAACATCTGTAAAGTTAGCAATAGCTCCACCGATAATCATTATCTTATCGCGACCTTTAGCATCTTTTTGTCTTGTCATAAGGTCAAGAAGTGTTTCAGCATAGAACTTTGTCTCACCAGTAGTTGGTCCACCTGAGTACTCACCATAGTTAGCTAAATCATCTATTCCTGCTAAGTCAGCGATTGTATCAGCATATACAACTGAAGCACCACCACCTGCTACCATAGTCCAAATTCTAGCTTCTGGTTTAAGCAAAGTAAGCTTTAAAGAAGCTCCTGTCTTAGCATCTGCTTCTTCAATAGCAAGAACTTCTGGTGACTTTGACTCCATACCAAATGCAGTAGGATACTCAACATCACCCCACTCTTCTACCATCATAAAACCAGCAGTATCATCAAGTTTTGCAACCATATCAAGAAGCTCTATTTTGTTTCCTTGCATTACAAATGGATTGATTTCAAGATATGCAAAGTTTAATTCTCTATATGCTTTGAAAAAACCAATCGCAAATTCAGCAAATGCTGCTTTATCAGCTTTTGCAACATCTTTAGGAATATTTGCTTTTATCTTTTTTGCTATCTCTTCTTCAGTGTCAGTAATTGCAAATGCTACTTCAGTAACTTTTTCATCCCAACCCTCTTCAACTTCCATTCCACCTTCAGCTGACATATAAAGCATATCTTCATCGCCAACACATGTAGCAGAGATATAATACTCTTCTTCTTGCTTGTGCGGAGTAAATGGTTCTACAACAAAGTGAGTCAACATATCTACTTGAGCTTCACCTGTAGGAGTATCTCCATCAAACGAAAAGTAAACTGATTGCTCTTTTGATGATTTTTCATCAATCCAAGAGACAGCTTTAGCTAAGGTTACATCACCTGGCTTAGAATCTTTAAAAAGAACTAAATCGTTTTTACCTCTTTTACCAAATAACATATCTGGTTTAGCTACTAATTTTTTTTCTTTTAACCAAGATTTATCTTTTGCAGCTTTCTTTAATTCTGATCCATTTTGAACCATCACAGTTTCATACGCATAAGTAAAATCTGGAAAATACTTATCCCAATGTCTTGCTAAAATCGACTTTGCATCATATTCTCTAATCGCTTTTTGAGCCATTTGCAACTCCCTGTTTATTATTTGAGAGCAATTTTATCATAGCTTACTAAATTAGTCTTATTTGTGAAGGGACTCAAGCAAATAGATTTAATTAATGTTTACTTTTGTAACATATCCACTATACACGGGTCTATTTTTGTAACTTATAGTTACATTTGAAATATTTTTATAATTTAAGTTTTTTTCAACAAGTATATTGGTGTTGCAATTTGTTACACCATAAAATTTTAATCTACTAGCCATCTTATAATGAGTCTTAACACAATGGATGCCTCTACTTTTCAAATCATTTGCTAGCTCTTTAGCTATATGCATATTATATGCAAAATGATTTTGTGGTTTATCTATAAAAAGATATATTTCTTTATTGAAAAAGACTACTAAAGAGTTTAACACTAGAAATAAAATAGATATAACAAATACTATTTTATACTTTGTTCTAAAAATTTTTAATCTTACTCTATATGAGTGATAAAAAGTTTGTGCGGCTAATGGAAGGGCTAAAATAAGATATGGCGCAAATTGTTCTAGTTCAATTTTTTGTCTAAAAGAAAGGAGCAGTGAAAAGACAAAAGCAACAGATGAAATAAACCACAATATATCCACATCTTTTGTCAAATACCTTCTATATAATATGTAAAACAGATATATAAAAACTATTGGTGTAAATATAGCAGTATAAACGGCTATAGCATCTAAGAAGTGCCCTTGTGGTATTCCTTTGGTATCTAATCCAAATAAAAATAATGATATAAAAAAAGTAAAAATATTAAAGATAAAGAGAGTTTTTTGTTTGGTGTAAAATGCAAATATACAAAGTGATAAAAATAGATAAATAAACTCTCCAGCTATGAGTAAGTTAAAAACTAATATTAAGTAAATAAACATATTTGACAAATTTTTATATGCATATACAAATAACAATAGACCAAAAATAACTACTCCAGCGTTATTTACTATGATTGCAGAACTTATAACACCAGGTAATAGCACAAAGATAAGCACTAGCCATAATCTATTGTTTTGATTTACATAATCTTTAGATATTTTATATAAAAGTAATCCACTTAAAATATGCAAAGTTATCATTGGCAGTCTTAATGCAAAATCATTTGAACCTAAAAAATATATAGAAGTCTTTACAATGAGTTGTAAAAAAGAAAAATCTCCATACAAAACCGTTGTTTCTGCATGAGAGATTGAGAGTGAAGATGTTTGAAAAAGAAGTATTAGTGCGTCTATTGCTAAAATTAGAAATAAGACGATTCTATGATTCATAGCTTTAAAAAATTTCCAATTATTTCATGTCCATACTCACTCATAATCGATTCAGGATGAAATTGAACACCATATATATCTCTATCTTTTATTTTCAATGCCATAATTTCATTATCATCTGAACTATAAGCTGTAGGTTCTATTGTTTGTGGAAGTGAATTTTTATCTACTATAAGAGAGTGGTATCTTGTCGCAACAAATTCTTGAGGCAGACCTTTAAATATTTCACATTCTTGCACTCTTTTCATGGTAGATGTTTTACCATGCATCATGTTTTTTGCACGAATAACATCTGCACCAAATACTTGAGCGATACTTTGATGACCAAGACAGATGCCAAGAATTGGAAGTTTGTCTTTAAAATAATCGATAACAGCTAAAGTTACACCAGCCTCATCAGGAGATGCAGGACCAGGAGATATTATAATCTTTTGTGGATGCAAAGCTTCAATTTCTTCAACACTCATTTCATCGTTTCTTATTATCTTTAAATCAGCACCTAACTCTCTACAATATTGAACTATATTGTAAGTGAAGCTATCATAATTATCAATCATTAAAATCATAATATTATTCCATTATTTTTGTTTATCATAAAAATAGTTTGTTGCTTTAACAAAACCATCTACGCTACCACAATCAAACCTTTTTCCTTTAAACTTATACGCTATAACTCCGCCATTTTTTGCTTGAGTAAGAAGAGCATCTGTTATTTGAATCTCTCCACCGCGTCCAGCCTTGGTATCTTTTAAAATATCAAAAATATCAGGAGTTAAGATATATCTGCCTATAATTGCTAAGTTTGATGGGGCTTCTTCTGGTTGTGGTTTTTCAACCATATCATTTACTCTAATGATATTTTCTTCAATCTCTTCTCCAGCGATTACTCCATACTTTTTGGAATCTTCTATGTTTATCTCTTCAACAGCTACAATACTGCATTTGTATTTTTCATATAATTTTGTCATCTGAAGAAGTACAGGTTCTCCATTATTATCACATAAATCATCTGCAAGCAAAACAGCAAAAGGCTCATCTCCAATAAGAGTTTGACCTGTTAATATCGCATGGCCTAAACCCTTCATCTCAACTTGTCTTGTATAGCTAAAAGTATAATCTTCTACTATAGCTCTTATTTCACTCATCAATGATTCTTTAGAAGTACCATCTATTTGATGTTCAAGCTCATAAGATCTGTCAAAATGATCTTCAATAGCTCTTTTACCACGGCCTGTTACTATTGCCATGGTGTCCATTCCTGCACTAACTGCTTCTTCAACGCCATATTGAAGTAATGGTTTTGTTAAAACAGGTAGCATCTCTTTTGGAATTGCTTTTGTTGCAGGTAAAAACCTTGTTCCATAACCAGCAGCTGGAAAAAGGCATTTTTTAATTTTCTTATTGTTAAGCATTATAAACCTTGAAAAATTTTGAAAACTTAGTATATCTCTATTGCTCTTTTGTTTTACTTACTCTTTTTAAATTTTCTCCTGTACCTAAAAGTACAGCTATCCACTTGGTATTTTCATTTGCATCTAGTATAATTTTTGCCATAATAGTAAGCGGAATAGAAAGAAGCATTCCGACTATGCCAAGTAACCATCCCCAAAATACTAATGATAAAAACACCACTAAAGTTGATAGTCCTAATCCTTTACCCATTATTTTAGGTTCTAAAACTGAACCTATTATAATATTTACTCCAATATATATGGAACTCACAACAAATGCACTAACTGAACCTAATTGAACAAGTGTCAAAATTACAGCTGGAATTGCTGCTATGATTGAACCGATATTTGGGATAAAGTTTAACATAAAAGCTAAAACTGCCCAAAGAAATGCATAATCAGTTCCTACAAGCAAAAGAGAAATCCAAATCACAAAAGCCGTAAGCAGTGACATTAAAGCTTTTAAAACCATATATTTTTTTATTTTAGTAAGTATCTCTTGTATATGCTTGGCTACTCTATTTTCATTTGTGGCATAAGATATTTTACTAACAAAATGTTGCGATTCTAAGATCATAAACACAACACTTAAAAGTATTACAAATCCATTTGTAAACATAGATCCTATACTTTGTACTACTCCACTTGAGAGTTGCATAATTTGCTTTGGATTTACAATACTTGTTATCTCTTTTTCGGGAAGTTCTATACCTAAACTAACCACCATTTCTATAAGTTTATGAAAACTACCTGAGAGTTGTTGCTCATATATGCCAATATTTGAGCTAAACTCTTGAGCAGATGTACCTATAAGTTTTGCTACAAAAATTAAAAAGACTATAAAGATGGTTATAACTAAACTTATAGATAAAATATCAGGCAAGCCTTTTTTGTTAAAGTAATTGTATGATGGAGAGAGTATTATAGATATAAATAGAGCCAATAAAAATGGTATAACAATCTCAGATGCACTCTTAATACCTGCTAAAACAATAATTACACTAGCACTAACTATAAAAAAATATCCGATATTTCTATCTTGCATCTGCGGAGTCCTTAATTTTGAATCTGCTTTTTATTTGTTAATTGTTGTAAATAATTTGAAATATTAATAAGTGAAAAAGTTACTAAAAATATCATCAATCCTGGAAAAAAACTAACCCACCATGCAATCTCTATAACTTCTTTTCCACCGCTTAAAATTGTTCCCCAACTCATTTGAGGCGCTACAATTCCAAGACCTAAAAAGCTAAGTCCAGACTCTGCTAAAATAGCTCCTCCAACACCAAATGTAAAGCTTACAAAGTATATTGGTGCAAGTATTGGAGCGTAATATTTAAAAAGTATTTTTGCTTTAGAAACTTTTGCAATATTAAGTATTTTTACAAAAGGTTGTGAAGTGACTCTAAAACTCTCAGAACGGATAAGTCTAGCTGTTGTCATCCATCCTGTAATTGAGATGATAACTATCAAAACCCAAGCAGATGCATTTATGTAACTAACAAGAGCTAAAAGTAAAAAGAAAGTTGGAAAAGTTAAAAACAAATCTACGATAATAACAAAAGCTTTATCTACATTTCCCCTAAAATATCCTGCCATTGAACCTAAAATAAGCCCTATTACAGATGCTATAAATGCACTACCTACGCCAATGATAAGTGATATTTTTCCACCCTCGATAAGTCTAGCTAAAATGTCTCTTCCCAATCTGTCAGTTCCAAGTAGATGCTCAAACGAAGGAGAAAGAAGTATAGAAGAGCTATCAAGGGTATAAGCATCTACTCCATAAATAAAAGAGCCAAAAAATGAAAAGGCAAAGACAAAAAGTAAAATAGCCAGACTAAATTTTGGCATCTCTATTATTGTTTTATTCCAAGGAGTGTAGTCATCATTTCATCAATCGTAGTTATAATTTTTGCAGCAGCACCATAAGATGTTTGATATTTAATAAGATTTGTCATCTCTTCATCTAAACTTACTTTTGAAACAGAGCTATATTCTAATTCTGTAGCATTAAACTGCGTTGAAAGTGTTTCATTTTGGAGGGTAGCGGCTTTTGTTTGTGTACCAACCTCTGTTGCGATAATATCAAACATTGCATAAGCTGTCACATCATAACTTTGGTTTTCTACTTCATAATTAAACTTTTCATACTGATGTTGCACCATACTAAGTGCAACTACACTATCACCTGCAAGTGGTGTTACACCAGCTTTTATAAGCGTTGGATTATTGGATAAAGTATGATTTAGTTTAATGCTTTGAGCGTCATCTCCATCAAAAAATCTACTCATTCCAAGAGCACCAGCGAAATTTGTCCCTGAATCATAACTAGAAGTTGTTAAAACATCTTGCATTGAAAAGGTATATCCCTGCGATTCCAATAAAGGATCCATACTTAATTCTAGTGCATTTTTACCGTTTTGATACGTAGCCCAATTAAAACTTATATAATCATCAATATCATTATTTGCATTTCCATCGTTGTTATCATCTTCTTGAGCATTTATCTGACCTTCAATTGAGTTAGAACCCGCCACT is a window of uncultured Sulfurimonas sp. DNA encoding:
- a CDS encoding citrate/2-methylcitrate synthase — translated: MAQLFTKKTQAIFWNNNKTAIQRMLDYDYTIKRETPSVAAIVAPTSSNKFEKFFYGSDEIMIPLFKSTADAKAAQPQADVLLNFASFRTAYDVTMEALNLGGFSSIMITAEGIPERLARGMNEFARSKNVTVIGPATVGGIAPGAFKIANVGGTIENIVNSKLHRAGSCGLVTRSGGLFNELSNIIAINADGIAEGVAIGGDRFVGSVFIDNLLRMEANPEVKYMLLLGEVGGTEEYKVINAIKEGKLTKPIIAWCIGTIAKHYDSGVQFGHAGASANDDRETAEAKNAAMKAAGIRVPASFNDLPEIINGVYKELHAEGIIKNIKEPSLNVVPKVRRNKEFICTISDDRGEEAHYCGFPISSVATPDTGFSVGDVMSILWFKKRYPRWAVDFLETVLKTVADHGPAVSGAHNAKVTARAGKDVISSLIAGLLTIGPRFGGAIDGAAKYFKYADDNKLTPKEFLEYMKKEGVPIPGIGHRIKSLKNPDLRVEGLKKFAKANFPSTPLLDYALTVEQLTTSKKENLILNVDGTIGILMVDMWRALAYEDEEIDVFIDAGALNAFFILGRSIGFIGHILDEKRLAMPMYRHPMDDILYDVQKAPEL
- a CDS encoding ATP citrate lyase citrate-binding domain-containing protein; its protein translation is MAQKAIREYDAKSILARHWDKYFPDFTYAYETVMVQNGSELKKAAKDKSWLKEKKLVAKPDMLFGKRGKNDLVLFKDSKPGDVTLAKAVSWIDEKSSKEQSVYFSFDGDTPTGEAQVDMLTHFVVEPFTPHKQEEEYYISATCVGDEDMLYMSAEGGMEVEEGWDEKVTEVAFAITDTEEEIAKKIKANIPKDVAKADKAAFAEFAIGFFKAYRELNFAYLEINPFVMQGNKIELLDMVAKLDDTAGFMMVEEWGDVEYPTAFGMESKSPEVLAIEEADAKTGASLKLTLLKPEARIWTMVAGGGASVVYADTIADLAGIDDLANYGEYSGGPTTGETKFYAETLLDLMTRQKDAKGRDKIMIIGGAIANFTDVAKTFTGIIQAFDNYAEKMKEVGIKIYVRRGGPNYEKGLKDIKEAADRLGLYIEVYGPETHVTDIVRMALAK
- a CDS encoding aminodeoxychorismate/anthranilate synthase component II — encoded protein: MILMIDNYDSFTYNIVQYCRELGADLKIIRNDEMSVEEIEALHPQKIIISPGPASPDEAGVTLAVIDYFKDKLPILGICLGHQSIAQVFGADVIRAKNMMHGKTSTMKRVQECEIFKGLPQEFVATRYHSLIVDKNSLPQTIEPTAYSSDDNEIMALKIKDRDIYGVQFHPESIMSEYGHEIIGNFLKL
- the galU gene encoding UTP--glucose-1-phosphate uridylyltransferase GalU — encoded protein: MLNNKKIKKCLFPAAGYGTRFLPATKAIPKEMLPVLTKPLLQYGVEEAVSAGMDTMAIVTGRGKRAIEDHFDRSYELEHQIDGTSKESLMSEIRAIVEDYTFSYTRQVEMKGLGHAILTGQTLIGDEPFAVLLADDLCDNNGEPVLLQMTKLYEKYKCSIVAVEEINIEDSKKYGVIAGEEIEENIIRVNDMVEKPQPEEAPSNLAIIGRYILTPDIFDILKDTKAGRGGEIQITDALLTQAKNGGVIAYKFKGKRFDCGSVDGFVKATNYFYDKQK
- a CDS encoding AI-2E family transporter — its product is MQDRNIGYFFIVSASVIIVLAGIKSASEIVIPFLLALFISIILSPSYNYFNKKGLPDILSISLVITIFIVFLIFVAKLIGTSAQEFSSNIGIYEQQLSGSFHKLIEMVVSLGIELPEKEITSIVNPKQIMQLSSGVVQSIGSMFTNGFVILLSVVFMILESQHFVSKISYATNENRVAKHIQEILTKIKKYMVLKALMSLLTAFVIWISLLLVGTDYAFLWAVLAFMLNFIPNIGSIIAAIPAVILTLVQLGSVSAFVVSSIYIGVNIIIGSVLEPKIMGKGLGLSTLVVFLSLVFWGWLLGIVGMLLSIPLTIMAKIILDANENTKWIAVLLGTGENLKRVSKTKEQ
- a CDS encoding ABC transporter permease; translated protein: MPKFSLAILLFVFAFSFFGSFIYGVDAYTLDSSSILLSPSFEHLLGTDRLGRDILARLIEGGKISLIIGVGSAFIASVIGLILGSMAGYFRGNVDKAFVIIVDLFLTFPTFFLLLALVSYINASAWVLIVIISITGWMTTARLIRSESFRVTSQPFVKILNIAKVSKAKILFKYYAPILAPIYFVSFTFGVGGAILAESGLSFLGLGIVAPQMSWGTILSGGKEVIEIAWWVSFFPGLMIFLVTFSLINISNYLQQLTNKKQIQN